A single window of Crassostrea angulata isolate pt1a10 chromosome 8, ASM2561291v2, whole genome shotgun sequence DNA harbors:
- the LOC128159192 gene encoding uncharacterized protein LOC128159192 yields MFTLQLLYRGLSVILLYATVLCIGGCNGSATYNHTGKNDENQKINRMTFLTTWINQTDNHKQTHLLEYLNNKTCPVKVIRNDINTCLCTTEVCAKIECIGSEKGSHLSINCKIEMVLVNHVDCSVFVVIDDLSYGPIRKYICTSCSRKMFSIEEIRLQGIVLSDWDTLTTVNLGERDDMKSHEGVFDAFRDCSDNADIAAFFTMRKSVLYFCVTGNCKNLCIISKGKVRIQSSQKTIWHSVFSK; encoded by the exons atgtttaccttacagttat TGTATCGAGGACTAAGTGTAATTCTCCTTTATGCTACTGTCTTGTGTATTGGGGGCTGTAATGGAAG CGCTACTTATAACCACACAggaaaaaatgatgaaaaccaGAAAATCAACAGAATGACATTTTTAACAACATGGATAAATCAAACGGACA ATCACAAACAAACACACTTGTTGGAATACCTAAACAACAAGACTTGTCCAGTGAAAGTGATAAGAAATGacataaatacatgtttgtgtACAACCGAAGTGTGCGCCAAAATTGAATGTATTGGTTCTGAAAAAGGTTCCCATTTATCCATCAATTGTAAGATAGAGATGGTTCTTGTAAATCATGTGGATTGTTCTGTTTTTGTTGTGATCGACGACCTTTCAT ATGGACCTATAAgaaaatacatttgtacatcATGCAGCAGAAAAATGTTTTCCATTGAAGAAATTCGATTGCAAGGAATAGT ATTATCAGATTGGGACACACTTACCACTGTAAATTTAGGAGAACGAGATGATATGAAATCGCATG AAGGAGTTTTTGATGCTTTTCGAGATTGTAGCGATAATGCAGATATCGCTGCATTTTTTACAATGAGAAAATCAGTATTATACTTCTGTGTCACTGGAAATTGCAAGAATCTTTGTATCATATCCAAAGGTAAAGTAAGGATTCAGAGCAGTCAAAAAACCATTTGGCATTCAGTGTTCTCCAAGTAA
- the LOC128157729 gene encoding ryncolin-1-like, whose protein sequence is MVVTGRPIVFIALFPSVFGLLLYPTNEHVTTHPTHAPVFPAPMDCQDYLWEGYRQNGLYTIYPQKGGRLNVYCDQQTDGGGWTVIQRRQDGSVDFFRNWVDYKYGFGNLSNEFWLGNHRIYEIVSQGFYELRIDMSDFAGESRYAVYRRFSIGDENKGFQLLIEDYIGTSGDSMSGHNGAQFYTKDHD, encoded by the exons ATGGTAGTGACTGGACGCCCTATAGTTTTTATTGCATTATTTCCATCGGTTTTTGGACTACTTTTGTATCCCACGAATGAACATGTAACAACGCATCCAACTCATGCTCCAG TATTTCCTGCCCCCATGGACTGTCAGGATTACCTGTGGGAGGGATATAGACAAAACGGACTGTACACCATCTATCCCCAGAAAGGCGGACGACTGAACGTCTATTGTGACCAGCAAACTGATGGAGGAGGATGGACG GTTATACAAAGACGTCAAGATGGCTCGGTTGACTTTTTCAGAAACTGGGTTGATTATAAATATGGTTTTGGAAACCTTTCTAACGAGTTCTGGCTTG GTAATCATCGCATATATGAAATCGTCAGTCAAGGATTCTACGAACTACGAATTGACATGTCGGATTTTGCCGGGGAAAGTCGCTATGCAGTTTACCGGCGATTTTCCATCGGGGACGAAAATAAAGGCTTCCAGCTTTTAATTGAGGACTACATTGGGACATCAG gGGATTCTATGTCGGGACATAATGGAGCCCAGTTCTACACCAAAGACCACGATTAA
- the LOC128157777 gene encoding protein unc-13 homolog C-like, translating to MAAAQGQGQGQGQAQCQGTTPISNPSCSPMQHIIQVGNETYHQMQPMQHIQPMQQAMQCSTSFQNHPNSTYSNTPNTSHIPPPWAQDISLQIQSVHKKLEKLDSIETSLSRMQGELNSLSTRVLEVEKSQQFISNSYDESTKTNAIALNELDNLKTSLEDSIRANNQLSEEILDLQCRSMRDNLLFYGVAEAQRGEMEDCEKIVLDICRSSLNITDDVLIERAHRIGRPNDNRPRPIVAKFSRFPQREVVRKSAFKLKGANISIGEQFPKIIQERRKKLLPVMKEAKDRQRKAVLIKDKLFIDGKPYHPPATEADHLDAPVPAQGAEGHSSPGGRWERRDTRGGGRGRRTR from the coding sequence ATGGCTGCCGCTCAGGGACAGGGACAGGGACAAGGACAAGCACAGTGCCAAGGTACGACTCCCATTTCTAATCCATCATGTAGTCCCATGCAGCATATTATTCAAGTCGGCAACGAAACATACCACCAAATGCAGCCGATGCAACATATACAACCTATGCAGCAAGCTATGCAGTGCTCTACATCATTTCAAAACCACCCTAACTCAACCTATTCGAACACTCCGAACACTTCCCATATCCCCCCACCGTGGGCCCAAGATATTTCCCTACAAATTCAGAGTGTACATAAAAAACTTGAAAAGCTTGATTCCATTGAAACTTCTCTCTCCCGCATGCAGGGCGAACTTAATAGTTTGAGCACCCGTGTCTTAGAAGTAGAGAAAAGtcaacaatttatttcaaactcTTACGATGAAAGTACAAAAACCAATGCTATAGCCCTTAATGAGCTTGACAATCTCAAAACTTCACTTGAAGACTCAATAAGAGCCAACAATCAGTTAAGCGAGGAAATTCTTGACCTCCAGTGCCGATCTATGCGGGATAATCTGTTGTTCTACGGGGTGGCTGAGGCCCAAAGGGGGGAAATGGAAgactgtgaaaaaattgttcttgATATATGTCGTTCTTCTCTGAATATAACAGATGATGTTCTAATTGAAAGAGCTCACAGAATCGGCAGACCCAATGACAATCGACCACGCCCTATCGTAGCCAAGTTCTCCAGATTTCCTCAACGCGAGGTCGTCAGAAAGTCGGCATTCAAGCTCAAAGGTGCTAATATCTCGATTGGTGAACAATTCCCTAAAATCATCCAAGAGAGAAGAAAGAAACTGCTTCCAGTGATGAAGGAGGCAAAAGATAGGCAGCGAAAAGCGGTCCTTATAAAGGATAAGCTCTTTATTGATGGGAAACCATACCACCCTCCAGCAACGGAAGCTGACCACTTGGACGCACCGGTACCGGCGCAGGGAGCTGAGGGCCATAGCTCTCCAGGCGGACGCTGGGAGAGAAGGGATACGAGAGGTGGCGGAAGGGGACGCAGGACTCGCTAA